A DNA window from Streptomyces sp. B21-083 contains the following coding sequences:
- a CDS encoding GNAT family N-acetyltransferase gives MTDLVIRPLAAGEEALFESLPDPGVVGFAAFGDSYTGMAAAGEYRPEWTWVALRKGVVVARAAWWAGPKDDKPVALDWFDFTDVSAAVQLLRASPLQAEYSLKLPPGWRDVPAVREQAQARIDAAIAAGMAPLVERFRYRWTPDCGVPARPGRLEFRPEPDDAAIFDVFRRIHQGSLDGHVRRTIAASGLDAAAQEELDFLRWLPSPREWWRLAYNPAGELVGLSVPARNYGDPLIGYIGVVPEHRGHGYAYDLLVEATHKLADEGVDRIVAGTDQTNVPMAAHFARAGYPIAQERIDLI, from the coding sequence ATGACCGATCTGGTCATCCGCCCCCTCGCCGCAGGCGAAGAGGCACTTTTCGAATCCCTGCCCGATCCAGGTGTGGTCGGCTTTGCCGCCTTCGGTGATAGCTATACGGGGATGGCTGCCGCCGGTGAGTACCGCCCTGAGTGGACCTGGGTGGCCCTGCGTAAAGGCGTCGTCGTCGCGCGGGCAGCCTGGTGGGCCGGGCCGAAGGACGACAAGCCGGTCGCTCTGGACTGGTTCGACTTCACGGACGTCAGTGCGGCCGTACAACTCCTCCGCGCCTCACCGCTGCAGGCCGAGTACTCACTCAAACTGCCGCCCGGCTGGCGCGACGTCCCCGCAGTCAGGGAGCAGGCCCAGGCCCGGATCGACGCGGCAATCGCCGCAGGAATGGCTCCTCTGGTCGAGCGGTTCCGCTACCGCTGGACACCGGACTGCGGCGTGCCCGCGCGCCCGGGCCGCCTCGAATTCCGTCCCGAGCCAGACGACGCGGCGATCTTCGACGTATTCCGTCGTATTCACCAGGGCAGCCTCGACGGTCATGTGCGCCGCACCATCGCCGCGTCCGGGCTGGATGCGGCCGCTCAGGAAGAACTGGACTTTCTACGCTGGTTGCCGAGCCCACGCGAATGGTGGCGCCTTGCCTACAACCCCGCCGGGGAACTCGTCGGACTGAGCGTCCCCGCCCGCAACTACGGAGACCCTCTCATCGGCTACATCGGCGTCGTGCCCGAGCATCGCGGCCACGGATACGCCTATGACCTGCTCGTCGAGGCTACGCACAAGCTCGCTGACGAGGGCGTGGACCGCATCGTGGCCGGGACTGACCAGACCAACGTGCCGATGGCCGCCCACTTCGCGAGGGCCGGCTACCCCATCGCCCAGGAACGCATCGATTTGATCTGA
- a CDS encoding AraC family transcriptional regulator, with protein MNAGGGTREQALWTRARLGHRGPALDLLTARFDRHVYAPHAHDEFTVGLCVDGSEVIDYRGGRLHPRPGSIVVLDPGEMHTGGPDTADGYAYRALYADVSLLTDGTTGGLPHFREPLLDDPELAAAFRAAHTDLSTCPDPLEAESRLPWLLTALARRHSTARPTPDNLPGADHIAHAVRTRLADELTTPPSLADLATDLGLSRYQLLRAFRTTVGIPPYAWLAQHRVTRARGLLDAGLRPAEVASLVGFADQAHLTRWFRRVLGVTPAAYRNSVQDGGR; from the coding sequence GTGAACGCAGGCGGCGGCACACGGGAACAGGCACTGTGGACCAGAGCGAGACTCGGCCACCGGGGCCCCGCCCTGGACCTGCTCACCGCCCGCTTCGACCGGCACGTCTACGCCCCGCACGCCCACGACGAGTTCACGGTCGGGCTGTGCGTCGACGGCTCCGAGGTCATCGACTACCGGGGCGGCCGACTCCACCCCAGGCCCGGCTCGATCGTCGTACTGGACCCCGGAGAGATGCACACGGGCGGCCCGGACACGGCCGACGGCTACGCCTACCGGGCCCTGTACGCCGACGTTTCCCTCCTCACCGACGGCACCACCGGCGGCCTCCCCCACTTCCGCGAGCCCCTCCTCGACGACCCCGAACTGGCCGCCGCCTTCCGCGCCGCACACACCGACCTGAGCACCTGCCCGGACCCCCTGGAAGCCGAGTCCCGCCTCCCCTGGCTGCTCACCGCCTTGGCCCGCCGCCACTCCACGGCCCGCCCGACACCCGACAACCTCCCCGGCGCGGACCACATAGCCCACGCCGTACGAACCCGCCTGGCCGACGAACTGACCACCCCGCCCTCCCTCGCCGACCTCGCCACCGACCTGGGGCTGTCCCGCTACCAACTTCTGCGCGCCTTCCGTACGACGGTCGGGATACCCCCGTACGCCTGGCTGGCACAGCACCGGGTGACCCGGGCCCGCGGCCTGCTGGACGCCGGCCTACGCCCCGCCGAAGTCGCGTCCCTCGTCGGCTTCGCCGACCAGGCGCACCTGACCCGCTGGTTCCGGCGGGTACTGGGGGTGACGCCGGCGGCGTACCGCAACAGCGTTCAAGACGGCGGACGCTGA
- a CDS encoding RNB domain-containing ribonuclease yields the protein MPRRHIRVTGAPEAPLRAALTALRTELGVPDSFPPPVLAEADRAAKAPVLPATDATDIPFLTIDPPTSTDLDQAMHLSRRPDGGFRVRYAIADVAAFVVPGGPLDTETHRRVTTLYFPDEKTPLHPPVLSEDAASLLPGRTRPAALWTLDLDADGRTVAVDVHRALVRSRAKLDYAGVQRELDAGTAEEPLALLKEIGEARERLEVERGGISLNVPEQEIVEQDHTYSLTCRATLPAEGWNAQISLLTGMAAADLMLTHGTGVLRTLPAAPDGAVGRLRRTAHALHIDWPHHVSYAALIRSLDPHLPAHAAFLQECTTLLRGAGYTVFRDGHLPEITTHSAVAAPYAHCTAPLRRLADRYASEICLAAVAQQPTPDWVLAALDALPKEMTEGGRRAGAVERGCVDIVEAALLKDRVGEVFEGCVVDVEEHRPTIGTVQLETPAVVARIEGDGVPLPLGERLRVRLTRAELGAAGVRFAPA from the coding sequence ATGCCCCGCCGCCACATACGCGTGACCGGCGCCCCCGAAGCCCCCCTCCGGGCCGCCCTCACCGCGCTGCGCACCGAACTAGGCGTCCCCGACAGCTTCCCGCCCCCGGTACTGGCGGAAGCGGACCGGGCGGCGAAGGCCCCCGTGCTCCCGGCGACGGACGCCACGGACATCCCGTTCCTCACCATCGACCCGCCCACGTCCACGGACCTGGACCAGGCGATGCACCTGTCCCGCCGTCCCGACGGCGGCTTCCGCGTCCGGTACGCCATCGCGGACGTCGCCGCCTTCGTCGTACCCGGCGGCCCCCTGGACACGGAGACGCACCGCAGAGTCACCACCCTCTACTTCCCGGACGAGAAGACCCCGCTGCACCCGCCGGTGCTCAGCGAGGACGCGGCGAGCCTCCTCCCGGGCCGGACCCGTCCGGCCGCCCTCTGGACGCTCGACCTCGACGCGGACGGCCGTACCGTCGCCGTGGACGTCCACCGGGCCCTCGTCCGCAGCCGCGCCAAACTCGACTACGCGGGTGTGCAGCGCGAACTGGACGCCGGTACGGCGGAGGAGCCGCTGGCCCTCCTCAAGGAGATCGGTGAGGCGCGGGAACGCCTGGAGGTCGAACGCGGTGGCATCTCCCTCAACGTCCCCGAGCAGGAGATCGTCGAGCAGGACCACACGTACTCACTCACCTGTCGCGCAACCCTGCCCGCCGAGGGCTGGAACGCCCAGATCTCCCTCCTGACGGGCATGGCGGCGGCCGACCTGATGCTGACGCACGGCACGGGAGTGCTCCGCACCCTCCCCGCCGCCCCGGACGGCGCCGTCGGCCGCCTGCGCCGCACCGCGCACGCTCTGCACATCGACTGGCCGCACCATGTCTCGTACGCGGCCCTGATCCGCTCCCTCGACCCGCACCTCCCCGCCCACGCGGCGTTCCTCCAGGAGTGCACGACCCTGCTGAGAGGCGCCGGCTACACGGTCTTCCGGGACGGCCACCTCCCGGAGATCACGACCCACTCGGCCGTAGCCGCCCCCTACGCCCACTGCACGGCCCCCCTGCGCCGTCTCGCAGACCGGTACGCCTCGGAGATCTGCCTCGCCGCCGTCGCCCAACAGCCCACGCCCGACTGGGTGCTGGCGGCACTGGACGCCCTCCCAAAGGAGATGACAGAGGGCGGCCGACGAGCGGGGGCGGTGGAACGCGGCTGCGTGGACATCGTCGAGGCGGCACTGCTCAAGGACCGGGTGGGGGAGGTCTTCGAGGGTTGCGTGGTGGACGTGGAGGAACACAGACCCACGATCGGGACGGTCCAGTTGGAGACTCCGGCGGTGGTGGCACGCATCGAGGGCGACGGGGTTCCGTTGCCCCTGGGGGAGCGGTTGCGGGTCCGGCTCACCCGGGCCGAGCTGGGGGCGGCGGGGGTGCGGTTCGCTCCCGCGTGA
- a CDS encoding VOC family protein, whose protein sequence is MSRPTHGTLHHVELWVPDLHRALASLGWLLEALGYALFQSWDGGRSWRLGPTYLVIEQSPALTAEQHDRRRPGLNHLAFHIEDAATVEKLTADAAQHGWHLLFPERHPYAGGAQHYAAYLENDDGFEVELVAIKSPERN, encoded by the coding sequence ATGAGCCGACCGACGCACGGCACGTTGCATCATGTCGAGCTGTGGGTTCCGGACCTCCACCGCGCGCTCGCCTCGCTCGGCTGGCTGCTGGAGGCGCTGGGTTACGCCCTCTTCCAGAGCTGGGACGGCGGCCGCAGCTGGCGGCTCGGGCCGACCTACCTGGTCATCGAGCAGTCCCCGGCCCTCACCGCCGAACAGCACGACCGCCGCCGCCCAGGCCTCAACCACCTGGCGTTCCACATCGAAGATGCCGCCACCGTCGAGAAATTGACCGCCGACGCCGCTCAGCACGGCTGGCACCTGTTGTTCCCCGAGCGGCATCCGTACGCCGGCGGCGCACAGCACTACGCCGCCTACCTGGAGAACGACGACGGCTTCGAAGTCGAACTCGTCGCGATCAAGTCACCCGAACGAAACTGA
- a CDS encoding Uma2 family endonuclease, producing MTAVAHEPTTMAEGLLEIFLSLDTPEGFRAELIEGEIVVTPPPDGDHEDYIELVLDQVYGNSRTKMQFSGTKGLKVPSVGDSPKDHVIPDGTFAPKELRLYRGKGSWMPCDGVAMVLEVTSSKPRADREAKRRCYARGAIPLYLLVDREASSITLFSDPVKDDYRQHCTLPLGKPVSLPEPFAFELDTSEFL from the coding sequence ATGACTGCCGTGGCTCATGAGCCCACCACCATGGCTGAGGGCCTGCTGGAGATTTTCCTGTCCCTCGACACCCCGGAGGGCTTCCGGGCAGAACTGATCGAGGGGGAGATCGTCGTGACACCGCCGCCGGACGGGGACCACGAGGACTACATCGAGCTGGTCCTGGACCAGGTGTACGGGAATTCTCGGACCAAGATGCAGTTCTCCGGCACCAAGGGCCTGAAGGTGCCGAGCGTAGGCGACAGTCCGAAAGACCACGTAATTCCGGACGGCACCTTCGCTCCCAAGGAACTGCGGCTCTACAGGGGCAAGGGCTCCTGGATGCCCTGCGACGGCGTGGCCATGGTGCTCGAAGTGACCTCGTCGAAACCCAGGGCCGACCGCGAGGCCAAACGCCGTTGCTATGCCCGCGGCGCTATTCCCCTCTACCTGCTGGTCGACCGCGAAGCCTCCTCGATCACCCTGTTCAGCGACCCGGTGAAGGACGACTACCGCCAGCACTGCACCCTCCCGCTGGGCAAACCGGTGTCCCTCCCTGAGCCCTTCGCCTTCGAACTGGACACGTCGGAGTTTCTCTGA
- the yaaA gene encoding peroxide stress protein YaaA → MLVLLPPSEGKAASGRGAPLKLESLSLPGLTAAREAVLGELVELCVGDEDKAREVLGLSEGLRGEVAKNVDLLTAGARPAGQVYTGVLYDALDLASLDAAAKRRAARSLLVFSGLWGAVRVTDRIPSYRCSMGVKLPGLGALTGHWRAPMAAVLPDVAGDGLVLDLRSSAYAAAWKPKGEVAGRTATVRVLHAPTRKVVSHFNKATKGRIVRSLVSAGAVPSGPGELVEALRDLGYVVEVEAPPRGAGAAWALDVLVDEIH, encoded by the coding sequence GTGCTTGTCCTGCTGCCTCCCTCCGAAGGCAAGGCCGCTTCGGGGCGTGGCGCCCCGTTGAAGCTGGAGTCGCTGTCCCTGCCGGGGCTCACGGCTGCTCGGGAGGCCGTTCTCGGGGAGCTCGTCGAGTTGTGTGTCGGTGACGAGGACAAGGCGCGTGAGGTGCTCGGGCTCAGTGAGGGGCTGCGGGGGGAGGTCGCCAAGAACGTCGACCTGCTGACGGCCGGGGCGCGGCCCGCCGGGCAGGTCTACACGGGGGTGCTGTACGACGCCCTCGACCTCGCCTCTCTCGACGCGGCCGCGAAGAGGCGGGCCGCGCGTTCGCTGCTGGTCTTCTCGGGGCTGTGGGGCGCCGTCCGGGTCACGGACCGCATCCCCTCGTACCGCTGTTCGATGGGCGTGAAGCTGCCCGGGCTCGGCGCGCTGACCGGGCACTGGCGTGCGCCGATGGCCGCCGTCCTTCCCGACGTGGCCGGTGACGGGCTGGTCCTCGATCTGCGGTCCTCCGCCTATGCGGCGGCCTGGAAGCCGAAGGGGGAGGTGGCTGGGCGGACGGCCACTGTGCGCGTCCTGCATGCGCCGACCCGGAAGGTCGTCAGCCACTTCAACAAGGCGACCAAGGGGCGGATCGTACGGAGTCTGGTGAGCGCGGGTGCGGTGCCCTCCGGGCCGGGGGAGCTGGTGGAGGCGTTGCGGGATCTCGGGTATGTGGTGGAAGTGGAGGCTCCGCCGAGGGGGGCGGGGGCTGCGTGGGCGTTGGATGTGCTGGTGGACGAGATTCACTGA
- a CDS encoding UvrD-helicase domain-containing protein: MTKTGGVTLRLLDKADKEILRLPRTVKGALFDFQHKFKDNPRTPGLKLKQLKGDSRIWSARINDEYRALLLRLAEDDWLIVSVKHRKEVYDRLAYGINHVTGGIEYVDLQVVEDSVLRRIPPQEPSTTAPATPAEAPPPSAQPLFAAWSDAQLSELGVAEPLVPVIRTLTTEEQLLGLIEYAPQLTGEVLLALYDGKPFEEVREEVTSPVAAPEPVDTEDFRTAAERPATVVTTSDDALREALEAGDFGRWKVFLHPAQSKLVDRHYSGPARVGGGPGTGKTIVALHRVRHLVSQLPPGHTKPVLLTTYNKNLAADLRSRLLELGGEQLLSRVEVSHVDQLALRVVREAEPGSRKQTIDDSQAVREWRAMLDELGESGWDAEFLHDEWTQVILGQAVGTRTDYFRARRAGRGKNVGRSERAAIWQLAERFAQRLDRLGRQTWDQVAERAARLEIGREQRIRAIERQREEAGGLDNIHLQDGSGGWLRYRYRHIVVDEAQDLRPAHWKMLRAMTARDTDDVFLVGDTHQRIYKNQVTLGSLGIHIRGRSAKLSLSYRTTRQILRSALDVLGEETYDDLDGSDETLAGYRSVLSGGTPGMHAHTDWSTEREAIAELIQAWDAHPDERISHEQIAICVPTNQMVSEVAYTLAEHGIRALEIGAEGARGGVGVHVGTMFRFKGLEYQRMIISGVSDGLVPRESVNQLRRSDPARHRREVQRARSLLFVAATRARDSLDIFWHGAPSPFLGRLLL, encoded by the coding sequence ATGACGAAGACCGGGGGCGTGACGCTGCGCCTGCTCGACAAGGCGGACAAGGAGATCCTCCGGCTGCCGCGCACGGTCAAGGGTGCTCTCTTCGACTTCCAGCACAAGTTCAAGGACAACCCGCGCACACCAGGGCTCAAGCTCAAGCAGCTCAAGGGCGACAGCAGAATCTGGTCCGCGCGCATCAACGACGAGTACCGGGCTCTGCTGCTCCGGCTGGCCGAGGACGACTGGCTCATCGTCTCGGTCAAGCACCGGAAGGAGGTCTACGACCGGCTGGCCTACGGGATCAACCACGTCACCGGTGGCATCGAGTACGTCGACCTCCAGGTGGTGGAGGACAGTGTCCTTAGACGCATTCCGCCGCAGGAACCGTCGACCACCGCCCCGGCCACGCCGGCCGAAGCGCCGCCTCCCTCCGCCCAGCCGCTGTTCGCCGCCTGGAGTGACGCCCAGTTGAGCGAACTGGGTGTGGCGGAGCCCCTGGTGCCGGTCATCCGTACCCTCACCACCGAGGAACAGCTTCTCGGGCTGATCGAGTACGCGCCCCAGCTCACCGGTGAGGTTCTGCTCGCGCTCTACGACGGAAAGCCGTTCGAAGAGGTTCGGGAAGAGGTCACCTCACCCGTCGCCGCTCCGGAACCCGTCGACACAGAGGACTTCCGGACGGCCGCCGAGCGGCCCGCCACGGTCGTCACCACTTCCGACGACGCGCTGCGCGAGGCGCTGGAGGCTGGGGACTTCGGTCGCTGGAAGGTCTTCCTGCACCCCGCCCAGTCCAAGCTGGTCGATCGCCACTACTCCGGCCCGGCTCGCGTGGGGGGCGGGCCCGGTACCGGCAAGACCATCGTCGCCCTGCACCGTGTCCGGCACCTGGTGTCCCAACTGCCGCCCGGTCACACCAAGCCCGTGCTGCTGACCACTTACAACAAGAACCTCGCCGCCGACCTGCGCTCCCGCCTCCTGGAACTGGGCGGCGAGCAACTTCTGTCGCGGGTGGAGGTGAGCCACGTCGACCAGCTCGCGCTACGTGTCGTACGGGAAGCCGAGCCCGGCAGCCGAAAGCAAACCATCGACGACAGTCAGGCCGTACGGGAATGGCGGGCAATGCTCGACGAACTCGGCGAGAGCGGCTGGGATGCGGAGTTCCTCCACGACGAGTGGACGCAGGTCATCCTCGGGCAGGCCGTCGGTACCCGCACCGACTACTTCCGGGCCCGCCGCGCCGGACGCGGCAAGAACGTAGGCCGGTCGGAACGGGCCGCCATCTGGCAGCTCGCCGAACGTTTCGCCCAGCGCCTGGACCGGCTCGGACGCCAGACGTGGGACCAAGTGGCCGAGCGCGCCGCCCGCCTAGAGATAGGGCGGGAGCAGCGCATCCGCGCCATTGAACGACAGCGAGAGGAAGCGGGCGGACTGGACAACATCCACCTCCAGGACGGCTCAGGTGGCTGGTTGCGCTACCGGTATCGGCACATCGTCGTCGACGAGGCGCAGGACCTGCGCCCCGCGCACTGGAAGATGCTGCGCGCCATGACGGCCCGCGACACGGATGACGTGTTCCTGGTCGGCGACACCCACCAGCGCATCTACAAGAACCAGGTGACGCTCGGAAGCCTCGGCATCCACATCCGCGGCCGGTCCGCGAAGCTCAGCCTCAGCTACCGCACCACCCGCCAGATCCTCCGGTCCGCGCTCGACGTACTGGGCGAGGAGACCTACGACGACCTCGACGGCAGTGACGAGACCCTCGCCGGCTACCGCTCCGTGCTGAGCGGCGGGACACCAGGCATGCATGCCCACACCGACTGGTCGACGGAACGCGAAGCGATCGCCGAACTCATCCAGGCCTGGGACGCGCATCCGGACGAGCGAATTTCGCATGAGCAGATCGCCATTTGCGTTCCCACCAATCAGATGGTGAGCGAGGTGGCGTACACGCTCGCAGAACATGGGATCAGGGCTCTGGAAATTGGAGCGGAAGGCGCCCGGGGAGGGGTCGGAGTCCATGTCGGGACCATGTTCCGGTTCAAGGGACTCGAATACCAGCGCATGATCATTTCCGGGGTGAGCGACGGCTTGGTGCCCCGTGAATCGGTCAACCAGCTGCGCCGTTCCGACCCTGCCCGCCATCGCCGGGAAGTACAGCGAGCCAGGTCCCTGCTGTTTGTGGCGGCAACCCGAGCCCGTGACAGCCTCGACATCTTCTGGCACGGGGCTCCGAGCCCGTTCCTGGGCCGACTGCTCTTGTGA